A stretch of Paracoccus sp. N5 DNA encodes these proteins:
- a CDS encoding DUF2853 family protein — protein MSKRDDLIAKYAADLKDKLGVTADADLLAKVVIGCGPSIYDADAETVAASDKSELERIKTNYLVKKLGLPDGPELMAAIQDVVAKYGSSNRNKYRAVIYYMLCTHFGKQAAYG, from the coding sequence ATGAGCAAGCGCGACGACCTGATCGCCAAATATGCCGCCGATCTGAAGGACAAGCTGGGCGTCACGGCCGATGCCGATCTGCTGGCCAAGGTGGTGATCGGCTGCGGCCCCTCGATCTATGACGCCGATGCCGAGACCGTGGCGGCCTCGGACAAGTCGGAACTGGAGCGCATCAAGACCAATTACCTGGTCAAGAAACTGGGCCTGCCCGACGGGCCCGAGCTGATGGCGGCGATCCAGGACGTGGTGGCGAAATACGGCAGTTCCAACCGCAACAAGTATCGCGCGGTGATCTATTACATGCTGTGCACGCATTTCGGCAAACAGGCCGCCTATGGCTGA
- a CDS encoding FAD-dependent oxidoreductase gives MPATADFIVIGGGIAGVSVAHELLPHGSVIVLEQESAPGYHATGRSAAVLTENYGTPIWSRLVSASRGFLEHPPEGFATAPLLTDRGALFLARAHETGQLQAQYDDLIVRGARVELVPAADALRWCEVLRPETFATAMHEPDCKDIDTNELMMGYRRGIRAARGVIATGARVTAIRRDAGGWQVDTSAGAFQGGTIVNAAGGWAQQVAGMAGLGHRNVLPFRRTAVTFDAPAGSNLHRWPMTFDLAETFYFKPEAGRVMVSPVDMAQTAPCDAQADELEVALAIDRIETFTTMKVPRISHKWGGLRTFAPDHEPVIGADPQDARFVWLAGQGGNGVMACAAAARLAAALATGQGVPADLAALGITEGAISPGRDCVVDRMAEDVPAGTLGG, from the coding sequence ATGCCCGCGACCGCGGATTTCATCGTCATCGGCGGCGGCATCGCCGGCGTCTCGGTGGCCCATGAGCTGTTGCCGCACGGCAGCGTGATCGTGCTGGAACAGGAAAGCGCGCCTGGCTATCACGCGACCGGCCGCTCTGCCGCCGTCTTGACCGAGAACTACGGCACTCCGATCTGGAGCCGGCTGGTCAGCGCCAGCCGCGGCTTCCTGGAACACCCGCCCGAGGGCTTTGCCACCGCGCCGCTGCTGACCGACCGGGGCGCGCTGTTCCTGGCCCGGGCGCATGAGACCGGGCAGCTTCAGGCGCAATATGACGACCTGATCGTGCGCGGCGCGCGCGTCGAACTGGTCCCGGCCGCCGATGCCCTGCGCTGGTGCGAGGTGCTGCGGCCCGAGACATTCGCCACCGCCATGCATGAGCCCGACTGCAAGGACATCGACACCAACGAGCTGATGATGGGCTATCGGCGCGGCATCCGCGCGGCGCGGGGCGTGATCGCGACCGGCGCCCGCGTCACCGCGATCCGCCGCGACGCGGGCGGCTGGCAGGTCGACACGAGCGCGGGCGCGTTCCAGGGCGGCACCATCGTCAACGCGGCCGGAGGCTGGGCGCAGCAGGTGGCAGGCATGGCCGGCCTTGGCCATCGCAACGTCCTGCCCTTCCGCCGCACCGCCGTCACCTTCGACGCGCCGGCCGGCAGCAACCTGCACCGCTGGCCGATGACCTTCGACCTGGCCGAGACCTTCTATTTCAAGCCCGAGGCCGGCCGGGTCATGGTCTCGCCCGTGGACATGGCGCAAACCGCGCCCTGCGACGCCCAGGCCGACGAGCTGGAGGTCGCGCTGGCCATCGACCGGATCGAGACCTTCACCACCATGAAGGTGCCGCGCATCTCGCATAAATGGGGCGGGCTGCGCACCTTCGCACCCGACCACGAGCCGGTGATCGGCGCCGATCCGCAGGACGCGCGCTTCGTCTGGCTGGCCGGCCAGGGCGGCAACGGGGTCATGGCCTGCGCCGCTGCGGCCCGGCTCGCGGCGGCGCTCGCGACCGGCCAGGGCGTGCCCGCCGATCTCGCCGCGCTTGGCATCACCGAAGGGGCGATCTCGCCCGGCCGCGACTGCGTCGTCGACCGCATGGCCGAGGATGTGCCGGCCGGGACGCTCGGCGGGTGA
- a CDS encoding DUF2125 domain-containing protein has product MNLRLTSSALALAAMTAPAFADVTPEQVWQSWLDYYQSMGYTVTPGKQDTAGETLTLSDVEFTGGPEDSRVSMTVPQIALTGDDGKVTTVFAETITGLATGKTEAGEAYEVPFAVAMPGNRIVTSGAAEDMTHAFDYPQIDLTLTTMKSGDTEKPLPIKLGLADSTGTFHVVAGAPAKYDYAMKSGQITFSGDIPETEGEKVKFDGTLDGAEILGEMALPQGVKPEEDMNAALKAGLAMSGTVKAGALAASFDFAGTGDEGQPQTGAGKYDGKGFDLSFALSQDGLSYQAGSDAGRFELTTSDVPFPINYAIESGSFDMQMPVMQSDEAQPFKFAYSLAGLTLGDAIWNLFDAQGQLPRDPASLDIDVTGTARVTKDLFDQTAADDAAADDATAPADATDDATAEGMADAAPADGAEATAEADAEADAAAEQPFVPVDLAINQFALNALGAKVTAEGALKAPENGDMTAPIGQIDAHAEGLNGLIDKLGTMGLIPEDQIMGVRMMLAMFAKPEAEGEDKLVSKVEFKEGGSIFVNGQQMK; this is encoded by the coding sequence ATGAACCTGCGACTGACAAGCTCTGCGCTGGCACTGGCCGCGATGACCGCGCCGGCTTTCGCCGATGTGACCCCGGAACAGGTCTGGCAGTCCTGGCTCGATTACTATCAGTCGATGGGCTATACCGTCACCCCCGGCAAGCAGGACACCGCCGGCGAGACGCTGACGCTTTCGGATGTCGAGTTCACCGGCGGCCCCGAGGACAGCCGCGTCAGCATGACCGTGCCGCAGATCGCGCTGACCGGCGACGACGGCAAGGTCACGACGGTCTTTGCCGAGACGATCACCGGGCTTGCCACCGGCAAGACCGAGGCCGGCGAGGCCTATGAGGTGCCCTTTGCCGTCGCCATGCCGGGCAACAGGATCGTGACCTCGGGCGCGGCCGAGGACATGACGCATGCCTTCGACTATCCGCAGATCGACCTGACGCTGACCACGATGAAATCGGGCGACACGGAAAAGCCGCTGCCGATCAAGCTGGGCTTGGCCGATTCCACCGGCACCTTCCATGTCGTCGCCGGCGCGCCGGCGAAATACGACTATGCGATGAAATCCGGCCAGATCACCTTCAGCGGCGACATCCCCGAGACCGAGGGCGAGAAGGTCAAGTTCGACGGCACGCTGGACGGGGCCGAGATCCTGGGCGAGATGGCGCTGCCGCAGGGCGTGAAGCCGGAAGAGGACATGAATGCCGCGCTGAAGGCCGGGCTTGCCATGAGCGGCACCGTCAAGGCCGGCGCGCTGGCCGCCAGCTTCGATTTCGCCGGCACCGGCGACGAGGGCCAGCCGCAGACCGGCGCCGGCAAATACGACGGCAAGGGCTTCGATCTGAGCTTCGCGCTGTCGCAGGACGGCCTGTCCTATCAGGCCGGTTCGGACGCGGGCCGTTTCGAGCTGACCACCAGCGACGTGCCCTTCCCGATCAACTATGCCATCGAAAGCGGCAGCTTCGACATGCAGATGCCGGTGATGCAGTCGGACGAGGCGCAGCCGTTCAAGTTCGCCTATTCGCTGGCCGGGCTGACGCTGGGCGATGCGATCTGGAACCTGTTCGACGCCCAGGGCCAGCTGCCGCGCGATCCGGCCTCGCTGGACATCGACGTGACCGGCACCGCCAGGGTGACCAAGGATCTGTTCGACCAGACCGCCGCGGATGACGCCGCAGCCGATGACGCGACCGCCCCGGCCGATGCGACCGACGACGCCACCGCCGAGGGCATGGCGGACGCCGCCCCGGCCGACGGTGCCGAGGCCACGGCCGAGGCTGATGCCGAAGCGGATGCCGCGGCCGAACAGCCCTTTGTCCCCGTCGACCTGGCGATCAACCAGTTCGCGCTGAACGCGCTGGGCGCCAAGGTCACCGCCGAGGGTGCGCTGAAGGCGCCGGAAAACGGCGACATGACCGCGCCCATCGGCCAGATCGACGCCCATGCCGAGGGGCTGAACGGGCTGATCGACAAGCTGGGCACCATGGGCCTGATCCCCGAGGACCAGATCATGGGCGTGCGCATGATGCTTGCCATGTTCGCCAAGCCCGAAGCCGAGGGCGAGGACAAGCTGGTCAGCAAGGTCGAATTCAAGGAAGGCGGCTCGATCTTCGTCAACGGCCAGCAGATGAAGTAA
- a CDS encoding DUF2249 domain-containing protein — MTQPLEFDVRPIMQSGDDPFGAIMAAVDALTPGQALRLLAPFRPMPLFTVMANRGFGFSDRQRADGVWEVLFTPLADRPEASGMAPGSTPTAGFWPDAVCELDLTGLMPPEPMVRILEEVTRLAPGEVLFALLDREPMFLFPELAHRGHEWAGNFASSGQAYRLLVRAGAQDD, encoded by the coding sequence ATGACACAGCCCCTTGAGTTCGACGTCCGCCCGATCATGCAAAGCGGCGACGACCCGTTCGGCGCCATCATGGCCGCCGTCGACGCGCTGACCCCCGGCCAGGCGCTGCGCCTGCTGGCCCCGTTCCGGCCGATGCCGCTGTTCACCGTCATGGCCAATCGCGGCTTCGGCTTCAGCGACCGCCAGCGCGCGGACGGCGTCTGGGAGGTGCTCTTCACCCCGCTTGCGGACCGGCCCGAGGCGTCGGGCATGGCGCCCGGATCGACCCCGACCGCGGGCTTCTGGCCCGATGCGGTCTGCGAGCTGGACCTGACCGGGCTGATGCCACCCGAGCCAATGGTGCGCATCCTGGAAGAGGTCACCCGGCTGGCCCCGGGCGAGGTGCTGTTCGCGCTGCTGGACCGCGAGCCGATGTTCCTGTTCCCCGAACTGGCGCATCGCGGCCATGAATGGGCGGGGAATTTCGCCAGCTCCGGCCAGGCCTACCGGCTTCTGGTCCGGGCAGGGGCGCAGGATGACTGA
- a CDS encoding enoyl-CoA hydratase/isomerase family protein: MIAREFAGGIGRITIARPDKANSLTAEMLAALTEAFEALAAEPGLRAVILTGAGKVFSAGADLEAARAGLALSPEWERLSSRIAAMPCLTIAALNGTVAGGAMGMVLACDLRLAVPDAKFFYPVMRLGFLPQPSDPVRLRALIGPSRARMILMAGQKIPADEALAWGLVDRLVAPEALLAEAEALAGDVLAASAEQVAAIKRMLD, translated from the coding sequence ATGATCGCAAGGGAATTCGCAGGCGGAATCGGCCGCATCACCATCGCGCGGCCGGACAAGGCCAATTCGCTGACCGCCGAGATGCTGGCCGCGCTGACCGAGGCTTTCGAGGCGCTGGCCGCCGAGCCGGGCCTGCGCGCGGTGATCCTGACCGGCGCCGGCAAGGTGTTCTCGGCCGGCGCCGATCTCGAGGCTGCGCGCGCCGGCCTGGCGCTGTCGCCGGAATGGGAGCGGCTGTCGTCCCGCATCGCCGCGATGCCCTGCCTGACCATCGCGGCGCTGAACGGCACCGTGGCCGGCGGCGCCATGGGCATGGTGCTGGCCTGCGACCTGCGGCTGGCGGTGCCGGATGCGAAATTCTTCTATCCCGTCATGCGCTTGGGCTTCCTGCCCCAACCCAGCGACCCGGTGCGGCTGCGCGCGCTGATCGGTCCGTCGCGGGCCCGCATGATCCTGATGGCCGGACAGAAGATCCCCGCCGACGAGGCGCTGGCCTGGGGGCTGGTCGACCGGCTGGTCGCGCCCGAGGCCCTGCTGGCCGAGGCCGAGGCGCTGGCCGGCGACGTGCTGGCCGCCAGCGCCGAACAGGTCGCGGCGATCAAGCGCATGCTGGACTGA